A DNA window from Litorivicinus lipolyticus contains the following coding sequences:
- the fabZ gene encoding 3-hydroxyacyl-ACP dehydratase FabZ has product MLDVKEIQKYLPHRYPFLLVDRILELELNKRVVALKNISVNEDLFNGHFPGNPIFPGVLIIEAMAQASGVLGFKTMDKTPADGSVYLFVGADNVRFKRQVVPGDQLIMTAEVVKVRSGIWKFACTATVDGELVCSADIMCADRTV; this is encoded by the coding sequence ATGTTAGATGTGAAGGAAATCCAAAAGTACCTGCCCCACCGTTACCCCTTTTTGTTGGTGGACCGGATTTTGGAGTTGGAGCTGAACAAGCGCGTGGTTGCGTTGAAGAACATTTCGGTCAACGAAGACCTGTTCAATGGCCATTTCCCAGGCAATCCCATTTTTCCGGGCGTGCTGATTATCGAGGCGATGGCCCAGGCGTCTGGTGTGTTGGGTTTCAAAACGATGGATAAAACGCCGGCCGATGGCAGCGTTTATTTGTTTGTCGGTGCCGATAACGTGCGCTTCAAACGCCAAGTTGTGCCGGGCGATCAGCTCATCATGACCGCCGAAGTGGTCAAGGTGCGTAGCGGGATCTGGAAGTTTGCCTGTACCGCCACGGTGGATGGCGAACTGGTGTGCAGCGCGGACATTATGTGTGCGGATCGGACTGTCTAA
- the lpxD gene encoding UDP-3-O-(3-hydroxymyristoyl)glucosamine N-acyltransferase: MNLAELARLLGATLDGDPEFVPARLASLGAARPSDLAFVMPKRAFTTAAGALIVATEHPSDPDRHLLRVGDVYAAYARVSAYFDSAPRRAPGVHPSAVVDPSATIGSGAYIGPGAVIEAGVTVGEGCVIESQCVVGADSSLGARSHLMARVTLYHGVRIGADCRVHSGAVIGADGFGFAPSADGWQKIHQIGGVVIGDDCEIGANSCIDRGALDDTRIGHGVKIDDQVMIAHNCVIGDRTAIAACVGMAGSTQLGADCTVGGAAGFAGHIAVCDKVHIGAMTLVAGDIDVPGAYAGGVQGARPMRAWKKNVARFNQLDALARRLIALEKRDNGTKE, translated from the coding sequence ATGAATTTAGCCGAACTGGCCCGGCTGCTTGGGGCGACCCTGGACGGGGACCCTGAATTCGTACCGGCGCGCCTGGCGTCGCTGGGCGCGGCTCGGCCTTCGGACCTGGCCTTTGTGATGCCCAAGCGGGCGTTTACGACCGCCGCTGGGGCCTTGATCGTCGCCACCGAACACCCATCCGATCCAGACCGCCACCTGCTTCGCGTCGGCGATGTGTATGCCGCTTATGCCCGGGTGTCGGCGTATTTTGATTCTGCGCCGCGGCGAGCGCCCGGTGTTCATCCCAGCGCCGTGGTTGATCCGAGCGCGACTATCGGGTCCGGTGCCTACATTGGCCCCGGCGCGGTGATTGAGGCCGGCGTAACAGTCGGCGAGGGCTGCGTGATCGAGTCCCAGTGTGTGGTCGGTGCTGACAGCTCACTTGGTGCCCGTAGCCACTTAATGGCTCGGGTTACGCTGTATCACGGCGTTCGGATTGGCGCGGACTGCCGTGTCCACAGCGGTGCGGTGATTGGTGCCGATGGTTTTGGTTTCGCGCCGAGCGCCGACGGCTGGCAGAAAATTCACCAGATCGGCGGTGTGGTGATTGGCGACGACTGTGAAATTGGCGCCAATAGCTGTATCGACCGTGGCGCGCTGGATGACACCCGGATCGGCCACGGCGTTAAAATTGATGACCAGGTCATGATTGCGCACAACTGTGTGATCGGCGACCGGACCGCGATCGCGGCCTGTGTCGGGATGGCCGGCAGCACCCAATTGGGTGCCGATTGTACGGTCGGCGGCGCGGCTGGGTTCGCCGGGCACATCGCAGTCTGTGATAAAGTCCACATCGGCGCGATGACACTGGTAGCCGGTGATATCGACGTCCCCGGTGCCTATGCCGGCGGCGTCCAAGGCGCACGACCAATGCGCGCATGGAAGAAAAACGTAGCACGATTTAATCAGCTGGATGCGCTGGCTCGACGCCTGATCGCGCTGGAAAAACGAGACAACGGAACGAAGGAATAA
- the lpxA gene encoding acyl-ACP--UDP-N-acetylglucosamine O-acyltransferase, which produces MIHPTAIVDPKAELAPDVSVGPYAIIGAKVRIDQGSSIGPHAVVNGPTTLGKNNRVFQFASVGEACQDLKYKNEPTELIVGDNNTIREGVTLHRGTVQDRGITQVGSNNLLMAYVHVAHDCVVGDNIIVANNAALAGHVRVGSGAIIGGGTLVHQFCQIGAYSMTAAGTVVFQDIPAFVMVAGNRARANGMNFEGMRRRGYSDDSIAALRRAYKTVFRSGLTLDAALAELGPDADVDTWVALFRDSLVAAERGIVR; this is translated from the coding sequence ATGATCCATCCGACAGCGATTGTTGACCCCAAGGCGGAGTTGGCCCCGGACGTCAGTGTCGGGCCCTACGCCATCATCGGTGCCAAGGTGCGCATCGACCAAGGCTCATCAATCGGTCCCCATGCGGTCGTTAATGGGCCGACTACCCTGGGTAAAAATAACCGCGTGTTTCAGTTTGCAAGTGTCGGCGAAGCCTGCCAAGACTTGAAATACAAAAACGAACCGACCGAGCTGATCGTGGGTGATAACAACACCATTCGCGAGGGCGTGACGCTGCACCGCGGCACCGTCCAAGACCGCGGCATCACCCAGGTCGGCTCGAACAATTTGCTGATGGCCTATGTTCACGTGGCGCATGATTGTGTGGTCGGTGACAATATCATCGTCGCCAACAACGCGGCCCTGGCCGGCCACGTTCGTGTCGGCAGTGGCGCTATTATTGGGGGTGGCACGCTGGTTCATCAGTTCTGCCAAATCGGTGCCTACAGCATGACCGCAGCCGGTACCGTGGTATTTCAGGACATCCCGGCCTTTGTCATGGTGGCCGGGAACCGGGCGCGCGCTAACGGCATGAACTTCGAAGGCATGCGCCGGCGTGGGTACAGCGACGATAGCATCGCCGCCCTGCGTCGTGCCTACAAAACCGTATTCCGCAGCGGCCTGACCTTGGACGCCGCGCTGGCCGAACTGGGCCCGGATGCGGACGTGGATACTTGGGTAGCGCTGTTCCGTGATTCTCTGGTGGCGGCTGAGCGCGGCATCGTTCGCTAG
- the lpxB gene encoding lipid-A-disaccharide synthase, with the protein MSTKRFVMVAGEVSGDLLGASLIRELKKQHPGAHFEGIGGPAMAAEGFYSLVPMERLSVMGLIEVLGRLRELLKLRRDIVKHYAVDPPSAFIGIDAPDFNLALAKSFKDMGVLAVHFVSPSVWAWRADRVKKIATQVDLMLTLFPFEVSVYREHGMRVDCVGHPLADEIGFDPSHSDARRTLGVRECQTLAVLPGSRDGEVRRIGPVFAATVAGLLARRPDLQVLIPAATPALAERLRALFAGQSVTIVEGQSRTVMAAADALLLASGTAALEGALIGRPMVVGYRLNALTGWWVKRLLTVKHVALPNHLTAQPYVPEFLLGECRPERLIPAVEQALDGDNQAAMTAFAEVHRSLATHAAGRAASAISAVLARTL; encoded by the coding sequence GTGAGTACCAAACGTTTTGTCATGGTGGCCGGTGAGGTGTCGGGTGACTTGCTCGGCGCGTCGCTGATTCGTGAGCTTAAAAAACAGCACCCGGGGGCGCACTTCGAGGGCATCGGTGGGCCGGCCATGGCGGCCGAGGGCTTTTATAGTCTGGTGCCGATGGAACGCCTCAGCGTGATGGGCTTGATCGAAGTGCTAGGCCGTTTGCGTGAACTGTTAAAACTGCGCCGCGATATCGTCAAACACTATGCCGTCGACCCTCCCAGTGCCTTCATTGGGATTGATGCCCCTGACTTTAATTTGGCCCTGGCCAAGTCGTTCAAAGACATGGGGGTATTGGCGGTTCACTTTGTCAGCCCCTCGGTCTGGGCCTGGCGCGCGGATCGGGTCAAGAAAATCGCCACCCAGGTTGACCTGATGTTGACGCTGTTCCCGTTCGAGGTGTCGGTCTACCGCGAACACGGCATGCGGGTGGACTGCGTTGGCCATCCGCTGGCTGACGAAATCGGGTTTGACCCAAGCCACAGCGATGCCCGCCGCACTTTGGGTGTGCGCGAGTGTCAAACTTTGGCGGTGCTGCCCGGATCACGCGATGGTGAAGTGCGCCGAATAGGGCCGGTGTTCGCGGCGACCGTGGCCGGTTTGTTGGCGCGGCGACCGGACTTGCAAGTGCTGATTCCCGCGGCGACGCCGGCTTTGGCTGAGCGCTTGCGTGCGCTGTTTGCCGGCCAGTCGGTGACTATCGTGGAGGGTCAATCGAGGACCGTGATGGCTGCGGCCGACGCGCTGTTGTTAGCCTCGGGCACCGCGGCCTTGGAAGGCGCGCTGATCGGACGGCCGATGGTGGTGGGTTACCGCTTGAATGCGTTGACTGGGTGGTGGGTTAAACGGCTGTTAACCGTTAAGCACGTAGCCTTGCCTAACCATTTGACGGCCCAGCCTTATGTGCCCGAATTCCTATTGGGCGAGTGCCGCCCCGAGCGTCTGATTCCGGCGGTCGAACAGGCCTTGGACGGCGACAACCAGGCGGCCATGACGGCCTTTGCCGAGGTCCATCGGTCGCTGGCCACGCATGCAGCCGGGCGCGCGGCCAGCGCCATCAGTGCGGTCTTGGCGCGGACCCTGTGA
- the rnhB gene encoding ribonuclease HII produces MIAGVDEVGRGPLLGPVVAAAVVLNPARPIQGLADSKVLSASRRDALAQTIYAEAEAVMVVALDAATVDRLNILQATFEAMRQAVAGLSVIPSRVLIDGNRVPPGLGLPAEAVVKGDQKKASISAASIVAKVYRDRWCLAYHAKFPGYGFDRHKGYPTAEHLACLRALGPTPEHRRSFKPVAQLQLL; encoded by the coding sequence GTGATTGCCGGGGTCGACGAAGTGGGCCGCGGCCCATTGCTGGGGCCGGTGGTGGCGGCGGCGGTTGTTCTGAACCCGGCTCGGCCGATTCAAGGGCTGGCGGATTCCAAAGTTCTGAGTGCTTCGCGCCGTGACGCGCTGGCGCAAACGATTTACGCCGAGGCCGAAGCGGTCATGGTGGTGGCGCTGGATGCGGCTACGGTCGATCGGCTGAATATTCTGCAAGCGACCTTCGAAGCCATGCGTCAGGCCGTGGCTGGGTTGTCAGTGATCCCGTCGCGGGTTTTGATTGATGGCAACCGAGTGCCTCCCGGGCTGGGTTTGCCGGCTGAGGCCGTGGTCAAAGGCGACCAAAAGAAAGCCAGTATTTCGGCGGCATCAATTGTCGCCAAGGTTTACCGTGATCGGTGGTGTCTTGCGTATCATGCCAAGTTCCCCGGATATGGATTCGACCGCCACAAGGGCTACCCAACGGCCGAGCACCTGGCGTGCTTGCGAGCCTTGGGGCCAACCCCTGAGCACCGACGATCGTTCAAGCCGGTCGCACAACTGCAGTTATTGTAA